One genomic window of Jannaschia sp. W003 includes the following:
- a CDS encoding nucleotide sugar dehydrogenase: MTSPLAIIGLGYVGLPLAVEFGRRRPVIGFDISEARIEALRAGHDATLEVSDAELAAAEHLEFTTDRAELARATTFIVTVPTPIDRHKRPDLTPLVRASETVGAVLKPGDTVIYESTVYPGATEEDCVPVLERVSGLRLNEDFTVGYSPERINPGDHTHRLPDILKVTSGSTPEAAERIDALYASIITAGTHRAPSIRVAEAAKVIENTQRDLNIALVNELAVIFERLGIDTEAVLQAAGTKWNFLPFRPGLVGGHCIGVDPYYLTHRAQAAGHHPEIILAGRRLNDAVGGWVASRLVKALLGRGRPVKGARALVLGLTFKEDCPDTRNTRVTDVVTELEDYGMAVDVHDPWAEPDDAAAVLGRPLCADPEPGAYDAVVLAVAHRQFREMGADAIRGWCGEEGVLFDLKYVLPPEASDLRM, translated from the coding sequence ATGACATCCCCGCTCGCCATCATCGGCCTCGGCTACGTGGGCCTGCCGCTCGCCGTCGAGTTCGGCCGCCGCCGTCCGGTGATCGGCTTCGACATATCCGAGGCCCGCATCGAGGCCCTGCGCGCCGGCCACGATGCCACGCTCGAGGTCTCCGACGCGGAGCTGGCGGCTGCGGAGCACCTTGAGTTCACCACCGACCGCGCCGAGCTCGCCCGCGCGACCACCTTCATCGTCACGGTTCCCACCCCCATCGACCGGCACAAGCGCCCCGACCTTACGCCTCTGGTCCGCGCCTCCGAGACCGTGGGCGCCGTGCTCAAGCCCGGCGACACGGTGATCTACGAGAGCACCGTCTATCCCGGCGCGACCGAGGAGGATTGCGTGCCCGTGCTGGAGCGGGTCTCCGGGCTGCGCCTCAACGAGGACTTCACGGTCGGCTACAGCCCCGAGCGCATCAACCCCGGCGATCACACCCACCGCCTGCCCGACATCCTGAAGGTCACCTCCGGCTCCACGCCCGAGGCGGCGGAGCGGATCGACGCGCTCTACGCCTCGATCATCACCGCGGGCACCCACCGGGCGCCCTCGATCCGCGTGGCCGAGGCCGCGAAGGTGATCGAGAACACCCAGCGCGACCTCAACATCGCGCTCGTGAACGAGCTCGCCGTGATCTTCGAGCGCCTCGGCATCGACACCGAGGCGGTGCTGCAGGCGGCCGGCACCAAGTGGAACTTCCTGCCCTTCCGTCCCGGCCTCGTGGGCGGGCACTGCATTGGCGTGGACCCCTACTACCTCACCCACCGCGCGCAGGCCGCCGGGCACCACCCCGAGATCATCCTCGCGGGGCGCCGCCTCAACGACGCGGTGGGCGGCTGGGTCGCCTCGCGGCTGGTGAAGGCGCTGCTCGGCCGGGGCCGCCCGGTGAAGGGGGCGCGGGCCCTCGTGCTGGGCCTGACCTTCAAGGAGGACTGCCCCGACACCCGCAACACCCGCGTCACGGACGTGGTGACCGAGCTCGAGGACTACGGCATGGCCGTGGACGTCCACGACCCCTGGGCGGAGCCGGATGATGCCGCCGCGGTGCTGGGCCGCCCGCTGTGCGCGGACCCGGAGCCCGGCGCCTACGACGCGGTGGTGCTCGCCGTGGCCCACCGCCAGTTCCGCGAGATGGGCGCCGACGCCATCCGCGGCTGGTGCGGCGAGGAGGGCGTGCTCTTCGACCTGAAGTACGTGCTGCCCCCCGAGGCCAGCGACCTGCGGATGTGA
- a CDS encoding NAD-dependent epimerase/dehydratase family protein, protein MRVLVTGTAGFIGFHLSRLLLAEGHQVHGIDGMTDYYDVSLKRRRHAMLHQSERFSASEIMLEDDAAVAEAAAAFEPEAIVHLAAQAGVRYSLENPRAYIDANIVGTFNVMEAARTHAVDHLLMASTSSVYGANEDMPFDERQKADTPLTIYAATKKATEAMGHSYAHLHDLPVTMFRFFTVYGPWGRPDMALFKFADAIAEGRPIDVYNHGDMYRDFTYVEDLVRAIALLIATPPVRPEGGVVPEGDSLSPVAPFRVVNIGNSDKVRLMDYIGALEEALGVTAEKNMMPMQQGDVPATWADASLLRTLTGYAPATDHREGVARFVEWWREWRGWQG, encoded by the coding sequence ATGCGCGTTCTCGTCACCGGCACGGCCGGCTTCATCGGCTTCCACCTCTCGCGGCTCCTCCTGGCCGAGGGCCACCAGGTCCACGGCATCGACGGCATGACCGACTACTACGACGTGTCGCTGAAGCGCCGGCGCCACGCGATGCTGCACCAGTCCGAGCGCTTCTCGGCCTCCGAGATCATGCTCGAGGACGACGCCGCCGTGGCCGAGGCCGCGGCGGCCTTCGAGCCGGAGGCCATCGTGCACCTCGCCGCGCAGGCCGGCGTGCGCTACTCGCTCGAGAACCCCCGCGCCTACATCGACGCCAACATCGTCGGCACCTTCAACGTCATGGAGGCCGCGCGCACCCACGCCGTCGACCACCTGCTGATGGCTTCTACCAGTTCCGTCTACGGTGCCAACGAGGACATGCCGTTCGACGAGCGCCAGAAGGCGGACACGCCGCTCACGATCTACGCCGCGACCAAGAAGGCCACCGAGGCGATGGGGCACTCCTACGCCCACCTCCACGACCTGCCCGTCACCATGTTCCGCTTCTTCACGGTCTACGGCCCCTGGGGGCGCCCCGACATGGCGCTGTTCAAGTTCGCCGACGCGATCGCCGAAGGCAGGCCCATCGACGTCTACAACCACGGCGACATGTACCGCGACTTCACCTACGTCGAGGACCTCGTGCGCGCGATCGCGCTGCTGATCGCCACGCCGCCCGTGCGCCCCGAAGGCGGCGTGGTCCCCGAGGGGGACTCGCTGAGCCCCGTGGCGCCGTTCCGGGTGGTCAACATCGGCAACAGCGACAAGGTGCGGCTGATGGACTACATCGGCGCGCTCGAGGAGGCGCTCGGGGTGACGGCCGAGAAGAACATGATGCCGATGCAGCAGGGCGACGTGCCCGCCACCTGGGCGGATGCGTCGCTCTTGCGCACCCTCACCGGCTACGCCCCCGCCACCGACCACCGCGAGGGCGTGGCCCGCTTCGTGGAGTGGTGGCGCGAATGGCGGGGGTGGCAGGGCTGA